In Idiomarina sp. PL1-037, a single genomic region encodes these proteins:
- the nrdG gene encoding anaerobic ribonucleoside-triphosphate reductase activating protein: protein MAVYPTRLHYSAEQIVWQEVPGEVTLAYTITGCPVGCKGCHSVDSWPVGSGSSLTQEHLAQQLQKYRGLITCVLFLGGEWQPTALLKLLKQIRNEGLETCLYTGYESVSISLREQLTYLKTGPWIAARGGLESPTTNQRFYDLRTLQLLNCEFQTGE from the coding sequence ATGGCGGTTTACCCTACAAGGCTACATTACAGTGCAGAGCAAATTGTCTGGCAGGAAGTTCCGGGAGAAGTGACTTTAGCTTACACCATTACGGGCTGCCCGGTGGGGTGCAAAGGTTGCCATAGTGTGGATAGCTGGCCGGTGGGAAGTGGCTCATCTCTAACCCAGGAGCATCTGGCACAGCAGCTGCAAAAATACCGTGGATTAATAACCTGTGTTTTATTTCTGGGCGGCGAATGGCAGCCCACAGCACTACTGAAACTATTAAAGCAAATACGAAACGAAGGGCTGGAGACCTGCCTGTATACAGGCTATGAAAGCGTCTCTATATCCCTTCGCGAACAACTGACTTATTTAAAAACAGGGCCGTGGATAGCTGCCCGGGGCGGGCTGGAAAGCCCAACCACCAACCAACGCTTTTATGACTTACGGACATTGCAGCTATTGAACTGCGAGTTTCAAACAGGAGAATAA
- a CDS encoding nitrate/nitrite transporter, with protein sequence MSDIRDYLGSRALSRGLTLSVLLLGVTFWASWSVIVVLLAKSNLHLSPVQLLSLVAIAGASGAVSKLLGTLLANVFGRWMPTVIATLMLLMSIISFVQFSAMQLSYSILVALAAGSGVGCMMFAPAFDLTRQSKIMLPLPLSMSLVIGMTIFSLFLAQLVVPLLATWPLSSVDSALILERSSGHFFSRIEAGQVIRLNNFSFVWAILFGLTATLSAAAALLSNHKQSLPKVTLRKLLTQNGHVWYCSILYNMTFGSFIGFTMALPLMLEFVFGYSTLILVWMGPFVALLARPFGRWLATIFGGALITQMSLLLMMIFGALAGRYMYLAQHGAAELYFEPFFISMLGLIFTSALGNGSVVVSMTKVFPRTYTHRVLIWAGTIAMLGAVYLPLRFAWAMQSQSMDTVYIDFIVFYVIGFLLNGFVYLRRHGQFYNP encoded by the coding sequence ATGAGCGATATTCGCGATTACCTCGGTTCTCGCGCGCTTTCCCGTGGGTTAACACTGAGTGTGTTATTACTGGGTGTCACCTTTTGGGCAAGCTGGAGCGTTATTGTTGTATTGCTGGCCAAATCAAATCTCCATTTAAGCCCGGTTCAGTTGTTGTCATTAGTTGCTATTGCAGGCGCAAGCGGGGCTGTGTCCAAGCTGTTAGGAACGCTGCTGGCAAACGTCTTCGGACGGTGGATGCCTACAGTTATCGCTACTCTTATGCTGCTAATGAGTATTATCAGCTTTGTTCAATTTTCAGCTATGCAGCTGAGCTATTCGATATTGGTTGCTTTAGCTGCCGGCTCAGGCGTTGGCTGCATGATGTTTGCGCCCGCATTCGACTTAACCCGTCAGTCAAAGATCATGCTCCCCTTGCCGTTGTCCATGAGCCTGGTTATTGGCATGACGATATTCTCTCTGTTTTTAGCTCAGTTGGTTGTTCCTCTGCTGGCCACCTGGCCGCTGTCTTCGGTAGATTCCGCTCTTATACTTGAACGCAGTAGTGGTCACTTTTTTTCTCGCATTGAGGCAGGCCAGGTTATTCGGTTAAACAATTTCAGTTTTGTCTGGGCGATTCTTTTTGGCCTGACAGCCACTTTGAGCGCAGCCGCTGCTTTATTGTCAAACCACAAACAGTCATTACCCAAAGTTACCTTGAGAAAGCTGCTGACTCAAAATGGGCATGTCTGGTATTGCAGTATTTTGTACAACATGACGTTTGGCAGTTTTATCGGTTTTACTATGGCATTACCGCTGATGCTGGAATTTGTGTTCGGTTACAGCACCTTAATTCTGGTGTGGATGGGGCCTTTTGTTGCTTTGTTAGCCAGGCCTTTTGGACGTTGGCTGGCAACTATTTTTGGTGGCGCCCTGATAACGCAAATGAGTTTGCTATTGATGATGATATTTGGGGCTTTGGCTGGCCGCTATATGTACCTTGCTCAACATGGTGCCGCTGAACTCTACTTTGAGCCATTCTTCATCAGCATGCTAGGGCTGATTTTTACCAGTGCTTTAGGGAACGGCTCGGTCGTTGTCAGTATGACGAAAGTCTTTCCCAGAACTTATACTCACAGAGTGTTAATTTGGGCTGGCACTATCGCCATGCTGGGTGCGGTTTATTTGCCCTTGCGCTTCGCCTGGGCTATGCAGTCGCAAAGTATGGATACCGTTTATATCGATTTCATTGTCTTTTATGTTATCGGATTCTTGTTAAATGGCTTTGTCTATTTGCGTCGTCATGGCCAGTTTTATAACCCTTAA
- the nrdD gene encoding anaerobic ribonucleoside-triphosphate reductase: MLRLNEEQVTGKVDFIHEYLHAQNAADGSKMDANANVTQKNIATLEAELMKDFFVQVNRKQVSNKISELFGNDLAKEYVRQIEDHEIYVHDETSLKPYCVSVTMYPFLRDGLTRLGGESQAPKHLESFCGTFVNFVFAVSSQFAGAVATVEFLTYFDYFARKDYGYDYLNTHRHQIENHLQHVVYALNQPAAARGYQSVFWNISIYDQHYFDSMFGEFVFPADFTKPEWSSVSALQDFFLDWFNKEREKTILTFPVVTVAMLTDNGQCKDQAFAEKIAGEMANGNSFFVYLSDNADSLASCCRLRSEISDNTFSYTLGAGGVATGSINVITMNMNRLVQDGRDLEEEVRKIHKYQVAYRKLMEEYKEAGLLTVYDAGFITMDKQFLTIGINGMVEAAESQGITAGNNQAYKDFVQSHLKVIYDANKAAKKEYGYMFNTEFVPAENLGVKNAKWDRSDGYKVSRDCYNSYFYAVEDEDANALDKLVLHGKELIEYLDGGSALHLNLDEKLNTSGYLSLLNIAAKTGCNYFCINVKITICNACEQIDKRTLSECSSCGSEDIDYGTRVIGYLKRVSAFSAGRRKEHHLRHYHRKQPAEVAVGAAQSNRVFRRAS, from the coding sequence ATGTTGCGCTTAAACGAAGAACAAGTCACTGGCAAAGTCGATTTCATTCACGAGTATCTGCATGCTCAAAACGCGGCCGATGGCTCGAAAATGGATGCAAACGCCAACGTCACACAAAAGAATATAGCAACGCTTGAAGCCGAGTTAATGAAGGACTTTTTTGTGCAGGTTAACCGCAAACAGGTCAGTAATAAAATTAGCGAACTCTTCGGTAATGATCTGGCGAAAGAGTACGTTCGACAAATTGAAGATCATGAAATATACGTACATGACGAAACCAGCCTGAAACCTTACTGTGTTTCAGTCACCATGTATCCGTTTTTACGTGACGGTTTAACTAGGCTGGGTGGCGAGTCTCAGGCACCTAAGCATCTGGAATCTTTCTGCGGTACTTTTGTGAACTTTGTTTTTGCCGTGAGTTCGCAGTTTGCCGGGGCTGTTGCTACGGTCGAGTTTCTAACCTACTTCGACTACTTTGCCCGCAAAGACTACGGTTACGACTATTTGAATACGCATCGTCACCAAATTGAAAACCACCTGCAGCACGTGGTCTATGCGCTGAATCAGCCTGCGGCGGCCCGCGGCTACCAGAGTGTATTCTGGAATATTTCCATTTACGACCAGCATTACTTTGACAGTATGTTTGGCGAGTTTGTTTTCCCTGCGGACTTTACCAAACCTGAGTGGAGTTCGGTTAGCGCATTACAGGACTTCTTCCTGGACTGGTTTAATAAGGAACGTGAAAAAACGATATTGACCTTCCCGGTGGTGACTGTGGCCATGTTAACTGACAACGGTCAGTGCAAAGATCAGGCATTTGCCGAAAAAATAGCCGGGGAAATGGCAAATGGCAACTCCTTCTTTGTTTACTTATCTGACAATGCCGACTCGTTAGCGTCCTGTTGCCGACTACGCAGTGAAATTAGCGACAATACCTTTTCTTATACCCTGGGTGCCGGTGGTGTTGCGACAGGCTCTATTAATGTCATTACCATGAACATGAACCGTTTGGTGCAGGATGGCAGAGATTTAGAGGAAGAAGTCCGCAAAATCCACAAATATCAGGTGGCTTACAGAAAACTGATGGAAGAATACAAGGAAGCGGGTCTGTTAACGGTCTATGACGCCGGCTTTATTACCATGGACAAGCAGTTTTTGACTATTGGTATTAACGGCATGGTTGAAGCGGCGGAATCGCAGGGGATTACTGCAGGTAACAACCAGGCCTATAAAGATTTTGTGCAAAGCCATTTAAAAGTCATTTATGACGCAAACAAGGCCGCTAAAAAAGAATACGGGTACATGTTCAACACAGAGTTTGTGCCAGCAGAAAACCTGGGCGTGAAGAACGCCAAGTGGGATCGATCTGACGGTTATAAAGTGAGCCGTGACTGCTACAACTCCTACTTCTATGCCGTAGAAGACGAAGACGCCAATGCACTGGATAAACTGGTTCTTCACGGAAAAGAATTGATTGAATACCTGGATGGCGGTTCGGCATTGCATTTGAACCTTGATGAAAAGCTCAATACCTCTGGGTATTTGTCCTTACTGAACATTGCGGCGAAAACGGGCTGTAATTACTTTTGCATTAACGTCAAAATTACCATTTGTAATGCCTGTGAGCAGATTGATAAACGCACCTTAAGCGAATGTTCCAGCTGTGGCTCTGAAGACATTGATTACGGAACCCGGGTGATTGGTTACTTAAAACGAGTGTCTGCTTTTAGTGCAGGCCGTCGAAAAGAGCACCATTTGCGTCATTATCATCGCAAGCAGCCTGCAGAGGTTGCTGTGGGTGCGGCACAATCCAATAGGGTATTTCGCAGAGCTAGCTAA
- a CDS encoding nitric-oxide reductase large subunit, producing the protein MAGYRKLWWTLIAVLAITFGLLGYFGTEVYREAPPIPDKFMSTNGKVIATEESVLDGQTAWQSVGGMQLGSIWGHGAYQAPDWTADWLHRELIAWLDIRANEVFGKPYEQLEGSQQNQLEYELKEEYRTNTYDKASDTVILSERRIQAIEQTGEYYSKLFSDDPELRPTRVSYAMKENTLPSEARRAVMNDFFFWTAWAASTERFDSDITYTNNWPHETLIDNVPSAENIIWSIVSVILLIAGVGFLIWAWAFLRQHDEEDPVAPEHDPIAKIKLTPSQKALGKYLFIVVALFSLQVLLGGLTAHYTVEGQEFYGINISEWFPYSLTRTWHIQAAMFWIATGFLAAGLFLAPIINGGKDPKYQKLGVDILFWALVLVVAGTFIGNWLAIAQIMPAHLNFWLGHQGYEYVDLGRLWQIGKFLGIVFWLVLMMRCVVGAFKVKGDKNLLALFTASVVAIGLFYGAGFFYGERTHISIMEYWRWWIVHLWVEGFFEVFATASLAFIFHSMGLVSRRMATVAALASASLFMLGGVPGTFHHLYFAGTTTPVMAVGATFSALEVVPLIVLGYEAWENYSLQKRATWMQRIKWPLLCFVAVAFWNMLGAGVLGFMINPPISLYYVQGLNTTPTHAHAALFGVYGFLALGFVLLILRYIRPNLQFDEKLMKMAFWTMNIGLALMLFTSLLPVGFIQFYAAASEGLWYARSEAFMQQPLLQNLRWFRTVGDMVFIVGALGISWQVVKGLKHKSD; encoded by the coding sequence ATGGCCGGTTATCGTAAGCTTTGGTGGACGCTAATTGCGGTTCTCGCAATTACCTTTGGACTTTTAGGGTACTTCGGAACAGAAGTTTACCGTGAGGCTCCGCCTATTCCGGATAAGTTCATGAGTACCAATGGCAAAGTCATTGCAACCGAAGAGTCTGTTTTAGACGGGCAAACCGCCTGGCAGTCTGTTGGTGGCATGCAACTGGGTTCCATTTGGGGGCACGGTGCTTACCAGGCGCCCGACTGGACAGCTGACTGGTTACACCGCGAACTTATTGCCTGGTTGGACATTCGCGCGAACGAAGTCTTTGGCAAACCCTACGAACAGCTTGAGGGATCGCAGCAAAATCAACTGGAATACGAGCTGAAAGAAGAGTATCGGACCAATACTTACGATAAAGCTTCAGATACCGTTATTCTCAGTGAGCGACGCATTCAGGCTATTGAGCAGACCGGCGAGTATTACTCAAAGCTGTTCAGCGATGACCCGGAGCTGCGCCCTACCCGCGTCAGCTACGCCATGAAAGAAAATACGCTTCCTTCAGAAGCGCGTCGTGCGGTAATGAACGACTTTTTCTTCTGGACAGCCTGGGCCGCGTCGACAGAACGTTTTGACTCAGATATTACTTATACCAACAACTGGCCACATGAAACCTTGATAGATAACGTGCCTAGCGCGGAGAATATTATCTGGTCAATTGTCAGTGTGATTCTCTTAATTGCCGGTGTCGGCTTCTTAATCTGGGCATGGGCGTTTTTACGTCAACACGACGAAGAAGACCCTGTTGCGCCAGAGCATGATCCCATAGCCAAAATTAAGCTCACGCCCTCACAAAAAGCCTTAGGTAAATACCTGTTTATTGTGGTTGCGCTGTTCTCGCTACAAGTTTTACTGGGTGGATTAACCGCACACTACACAGTAGAGGGACAGGAATTCTACGGCATTAATATTTCCGAGTGGTTCCCCTACTCACTAACCCGTACCTGGCACATTCAGGCTGCCATGTTCTGGATTGCCACTGGGTTCCTGGCTGCAGGCCTCTTTCTTGCGCCGATTATTAATGGCGGTAAAGATCCCAAGTATCAGAAACTGGGTGTCGATATCCTGTTCTGGGCATTGGTGTTAGTTGTTGCAGGTACCTTTATTGGCAACTGGTTAGCCATTGCGCAAATTATGCCTGCACACCTGAACTTCTGGTTAGGTCACCAGGGTTACGAATACGTCGACTTAGGTCGCCTATGGCAAATTGGTAAGTTCCTGGGTATCGTTTTCTGGCTGGTTCTGATGATGCGTTGTGTTGTCGGCGCATTTAAAGTGAAAGGTGATAAAAACTTACTGGCGTTATTTACCGCTTCGGTTGTTGCCATTGGCCTGTTCTACGGTGCCGGCTTCTTCTACGGCGAGCGTACTCATATTTCTATTATGGAATACTGGCGCTGGTGGATTGTTCACCTTTGGGTAGAAGGCTTCTTCGAAGTGTTCGCAACTGCCTCACTGGCCTTTATTTTCCACAGCATGGGCTTGGTTTCCCGTCGCATGGCAACCGTCGCTGCGTTAGCTTCCGCGTCGCTGTTTATGCTCGGTGGTGTACCAGGTACGTTCCACCACTTGTATTTTGCCGGTACAACCACTCCAGTCATGGCCGTGGGTGCAACGTTCTCAGCATTAGAAGTCGTGCCACTGATTGTTCTGGGCTATGAAGCCTGGGAGAACTACAGCCTGCAAAAACGAGCAACCTGGATGCAACGCATTAAGTGGCCGTTACTTTGCTTCGTTGCGGTTGCCTTCTGGAACATGCTGGGCGCGGGTGTACTCGGCTTTATGATAAACCCACCTATTTCGCTGTACTACGTGCAAGGCTTGAACACTACGCCAACTCACGCACATGCAGCTTTATTTGGTGTGTACGGATTCCTGGCACTTGGTTTCGTCCTGTTAATTTTGCGCTACATTCGCCCGAACCTGCAGTTCGATGAAAAACTGATGAAAATGGCATTCTGGACCATGAACATTGGCTTAGCACTCATGCTTTTCACCAGCCTGTTGCCGGTCGGTTTCATTCAGTTCTACGCCGCCGCCAGCGAAGGCTTGTGGTATGCACGCAGTGAAGCCTTTATGCAGCAGCCTCTGCTACAGAACCTACGCTGGTTCCGTACGGTTGGTGATATGGTCTTCATCGTGGGTGCATTAGGCATCAGCTGGCAAGTTGTAAAAGGCTTAAAGCATAAGTCTGACTAA
- a CDS encoding ATP-binding protein codes for MIRNASIINVFRVSLALIVIIASASSLSAFWLLEKSEQDAELINVAGSHRMKAYKFALLLSAGKNIKASKTAQEIETLWEQPLLHRHFVKAGGSIQQLANDAKTEWQRVHSEIAEQDFARFSEQQSNAIDNYVNQLDTLVGRLQEHSERRMETVRSSLALASFFIVAIFFFLLTVLKRKINQPLRHLLAVSKRLGQGDFTAKSKIDNEDEIGQLSRTMNKMSETVSYFYGGLERRVEQQTQELSRKNKVLSFLYDTARSIIVHSYDYNNYQQVIEKLYEIGEVDDIELCLLTEEGNRPFLQLQPRPSSHDPCEAGNCASCLKAGPGASVIDDKLVYRFVLKREDQNYGVLIVRCEQEQPLATWQQQLMSSTADQLALSQSLKSEEEQVRRLALMHERTVIARELHDSLAQALSYLKIQVTRLHKGIEKNDRATIDDVSNELREGLNSAYRQLRELLTTFRLKVDGSGLYSALQTTVKQLTEQSHMVVHLDYRLNNIPLVPHEEIHLLQIIREASQNAVNHSQGREVHISLSQPSGQDVALRITDDGIGLPENAEKVNHYGLAIMQERSRNLGGEITISRLESGGTEVCFTFTPDYLLQ; via the coding sequence ATGATACGCAACGCTTCTATAATTAATGTCTTCAGAGTATCGCTTGCGCTTATCGTGATTATTGCCAGCGCCTCTTCTCTATCTGCATTCTGGCTTTTGGAAAAATCAGAGCAGGACGCGGAGTTAATTAACGTTGCGGGCTCACACCGGATGAAAGCCTACAAGTTCGCATTACTGCTATCCGCCGGTAAGAATATTAAGGCCAGCAAAACGGCACAAGAAATAGAAACACTCTGGGAACAGCCTCTTCTTCATCGTCACTTCGTAAAAGCCGGCGGGAGTATTCAGCAGTTAGCCAACGACGCTAAAACCGAATGGCAGCGGGTGCACTCGGAAATAGCAGAGCAAGATTTTGCTCGCTTTTCAGAGCAGCAAAGTAACGCTATAGACAACTATGTGAATCAACTCGACACTTTGGTCGGCCGGCTGCAGGAGCATTCAGAAAGACGAATGGAGACGGTTCGTAGCTCACTGGCTTTAGCCTCATTCTTTATCGTTGCCATATTTTTCTTTTTACTTACCGTGCTAAAACGAAAGATCAACCAACCGCTTCGACATCTGCTGGCAGTTTCCAAGCGTTTGGGTCAGGGCGACTTTACCGCTAAGTCAAAAATTGATAATGAAGATGAAATAGGCCAGTTGTCCCGCACCATGAACAAAATGTCGGAGACAGTCAGCTACTTTTATGGCGGCCTTGAGCGCCGGGTAGAGCAACAAACTCAGGAACTGTCCCGCAAAAACAAGGTGTTATCTTTTCTGTACGATACCGCCCGCTCCATTATCGTTCACAGTTATGACTACAATAATTACCAGCAAGTCATCGAAAAGCTGTACGAAATTGGCGAAGTAGACGACATTGAGTTGTGTCTGTTAACAGAAGAAGGCAATCGCCCATTTTTGCAACTGCAACCGCGCCCCAGTTCACACGACCCCTGTGAAGCTGGTAACTGCGCCAGCTGTCTTAAAGCTGGCCCAGGAGCTTCGGTAATAGATGACAAGCTGGTGTACCGCTTTGTGCTAAAACGGGAAGATCAAAACTACGGTGTACTCATTGTTCGCTGCGAGCAAGAACAGCCTCTGGCAACCTGGCAACAGCAATTGATGAGTTCAACAGCGGACCAGCTTGCCTTATCGCAAAGTCTGAAATCGGAAGAAGAGCAAGTGCGCCGGCTGGCACTAATGCACGAGCGTACCGTTATAGCCCGCGAGCTGCACGACTCACTGGCGCAGGCTTTGTCCTACTTAAAAATTCAGGTTACGAGACTACACAAAGGCATTGAGAAGAACGATCGCGCCACTATAGATGATGTCAGTAACGAGCTGAGAGAGGGCCTAAACTCAGCCTACCGGCAGCTGCGGGAATTGCTCACGACTTTCCGCTTAAAAGTTGATGGCTCAGGACTTTACAGTGCATTGCAGACGACGGTTAAGCAGTTAACCGAACAAAGTCATATGGTTGTTCACCTGGATTACCGCCTTAATAATATTCCTCTAGTGCCTCATGAAGAGATCCATTTACTGCAAATTATTCGTGAAGCCAGTCAGAACGCGGTAAATCATAGCCAGGGAAGGGAAGTGCACATTAGCCTGTCGCAACCCAGTGGGCAGGACGTGGCACTTAGGATCACTGACGATGGCATCGGTTTGCCTGAAAACGCGGAGAAGGTTAATCATTACGGGTTAGCGATTATGCAGGAACGCAGCCGTAACCTTGGTGGTGAAATAACAATTTCAAGACTGGAAAGCGGTGGTACAGAAGTTTGCTTTACCTTTACACCGGACTACTTGCTGCAATAG